The following proteins come from a genomic window of Montipora capricornis isolate CH-2021 chromosome 9, ASM3666992v2, whole genome shotgun sequence:
- the LOC138015448 gene encoding DNA damage-regulated autophagy modulator protein 1-like, whose translation MPTFSNVVRFLPLFWPLLIFITILTPYIIAVSLGHVYPFLPTISKAAAYQPQNSIFGLLMASLALCGSLTLFCRYIQLDGIQDYSVDESILRRVRLLNKVSVPFAVGSFVGVLIVANFPSPLSEELQIAVSLGGVHNAGSTLLFLSGVVYFWFQTLISFFTIKIGPNTKCTFFFRLSVSFVMTIVGLEFPVSFYLSYLKFHGSNAAFWHKDDGGYELHMLHAVGEWVTCLCIAIYVSSFYKEFQSFSIEVCAVAKGEIQTDKDGDYSKIKQHEDNQDDFDNFYS comes from the exons ATGCCAACGTTTTCGAATGTAGTTCGTTTCCTACCTTTGTTCTGGCCTCTTTTGATTTTTATAACAATCTTGACCCCATATATCATAGCAGTATCTCTGGGACATGTTTATCCATTTTTACCGACCATCAGCAAAGCGGCAGCCTATCAACCTCAGAATTCCATCTTTGGCCTTCTAATGGCGTCTCTTGCATTATGTGGCTCGCTGACTCTGTTTTGTAGGTATATTCAACTGGACGGTATTCAAGACTACTCAGTCGACGAGAGTATTTTACGAAGAGTGCGGCTGTTGAACAAGGTGTCGGTGCCATTTGCAGTTGGAAGTTTCGTGGGTGTCCTGATAGTGGCGAATTTTCCCTCTCCATTAAGTGAG GAACTGCAGATAGCCGTATCTCTTGGCGGAGTTCACAATGCCGGATCCACATTATTGTTTCTCAGCGGTGTAGTCTACTTCTGGTTCCAGACCCTTATTAGTTTTTTCACTATCAAAATCGGCCCAAACACCAAGTGCACATTTTTCTTCCGGTTATCTGTATCCTTCGTTATGACAATCGTTGGATTGGAGTTCCCCGTAAGTTTTTATTTATCCTATTTAAAGTTTCATGGCAGCAACGCAGCCTTTTGGCACAAAGATGACGGTGGATACGAACTTCACATGCTCCACGCAGTTGGCGAATGGGTAACCTGTTTGTGCATTGCGATTTATGTTTCTTCATTTTACAAAGAGTTTCAAAGCTTTTCCATTGAAGTTTGCGCAGTTGCAAAGGGTGAGATACAAACAGACAAGGACGGTGACTACTCAAAGATAAAACAACACGAAGACAACCAAGatgattttgacaatttttactcATGA